The nucleotide sequence CCGCGGCGGCCTCCCCGACCTGGCCCCAACCGACGTGCCGCCCGCCCTGATCACCCAGGCGCGGGCGCTGCACCTGGACGGCAGCCACCTCGCCGCCGCCCTCTATGCCGCCCGCCTGGCCCGCGCCGCCGGCGTCATCGTCTCCTTCGACGGCGGGGCGGGTGAACGCTGGCCGGGCATCGACGAACTGCTGCCGCTGGTGGATGTGTTGGTGGTGGCGCGGCGCTTTGCCCAGGAATACACGGGCGAATCCGAACCGCAAGCAGCCGGCCCGGCTTTATTGGCCGCCTATCGCCCGCGACTGGTGGTCATCACCGATGGCGAAAACGGCGCCTGGTATTGGGATGATGAGCGACATTGGCATCAGCCCGCCTTCCCGGTCGAGGTCGTCGACACCACCGGCGCCGGCGATGTCTTTCACGGCGCTTTTCTCTACGCCCATCTGCAAGGCTGGCCGCCGCCACGCAGCCTGGCCTTCGCCGCCGCCGCTGCTGCGCTCAAATGCCGGCAGCTAGGCGGACGGGCCGGCGCGCCCACCCGCGCCGAAGTCGAACGCCTTCTCGCCAGGCGCAGCCCGGCCTGAGGACGTGACCCCTGTGATCGGAGCTTCGTCCCGCCATGATCGAGATCGTCAGCGAATTCATCATCAAGCCCAAGGCCCAGGCCGAATTCGAGCTGAGCTATGGCCCCGGCGGCAGCTGGAGCCGGCTTTTCGCCCGGCAACCGGGCTTCAGGGGCATGAGCGTGCTGCGCGAGACGGCAAACCGCCAGCGATACCTGGTGATCTTTAGTTTCCGCTAAGTGCTGACGTGACAAAGGCGGCTGGATGGTTCATGATTGCAGGAAACCATTCCCACAAGCTCCTGCAAGGAGAGAACCATGCCAACCGCCGTACGAGAGACTATACAAGT is from Caldilineales bacterium and encodes:
- a CDS encoding antibiotic biosynthesis monooxygenase gives rise to the protein MIEIVSEFIIKPKAQAEFELSYGPGGSWSRLFARQPGFRGMSVLRETANRQRYLVIFSFR